One stretch of Chryseobacterium fluminis DNA includes these proteins:
- a CDS encoding MBL fold metallo-hydrolase, with amino-acid sequence MIQAEIKNLLKEDISILIKIPNSGKHYLCDCGEAGLLTVREVQSVSAIFISHTHIDHFSNFDGIFRHQIGSGEKVVICGPKNIHLQVESRLKSYTWNLVGEKAIEYEIREIVSEKEIHVYKIHPPYWNLELVTRQNFLFEDDYVNVDFAILDHKTDSIAYLFREKDTITFHENASVFKNGKWISELKAAFENDDPDRKIQIEEAVYNASDLFYLLTRNEGYTLGVIMDHAVCESNYEKIKKVFTGADKVYIETFYKDEDQEFAKINYHSYASASGRIMKECEVKESVPIHFSRRYVESDQLEIEEAFYKAFHGN; translated from the coding sequence ATGATACAGGCAGAAATAAAAAATCTTTTAAAAGAAGACATCAGCATATTAATAAAAATTCCCAACTCCGGAAAACATTACCTGTGTGATTGCGGTGAAGCCGGTTTACTGACCGTTAGAGAAGTGCAGTCCGTTTCAGCAATATTCATCAGCCATACGCATATTGATCACTTTTCAAATTTTGACGGAATTTTCAGGCACCAGATAGGAAGCGGAGAAAAAGTTGTGATCTGCGGACCAAAAAATATACATTTACAAGTTGAATCAAGGTTGAAATCTTACACCTGGAATTTGGTGGGTGAAAAAGCAATTGAGTATGAGATACGTGAAATTGTTTCGGAAAAAGAAATCCATGTTTATAAAATTCATCCGCCCTATTGGAATCTTGAATTGGTGACCCGCCAGAATTTCCTTTTTGAAGACGATTATGTGAACGTTGACTTTGCCATTCTGGATCATAAAACAGATTCTATAGCGTATCTGTTCAGGGAAAAAGACACGATTACCTTTCATGAAAATGCTTCCGTATTTAAAAATGGGAAATGGATCAGTGAACTGAAAGCTGCTTTTGAAAATGATGATCCGGACCGGAAAATTCAGATAGAAGAAGCCGTTTACAATGCTTCCGATTTATTTTATCTTCTGACAAGAAATGAAGGTTATACATTAGGGGTAATCATGGATCACGCCGTTTGTGAAAGCAATTATGAAAAAATAAAAAAGGTTTTTACAGGAGCGGATAAGGTGTATATCGAAACATTTTACAAAGATGAAGATCAGGAATTTGCCAAGATTAATTACCACAGTTATGCCTCTGCATCCGGAAGAATCATGAAAGAATGTGAAGTAAAAGAATCGGTCCCAATCCATTTTTCCCGAAGATATGTAGAAAGCGATCAACTGGAAATTGAAGAGGCATTTTATAAAGCGTTTCACGGAAATTAA
- a CDS encoding 3'-5' exonuclease gives MNTTNEILMVDLEATCWENDRIPTGQKVDIIEIGICELNRTSKIISRKQSIYIIPERSKISKFCTDLTGITPQLIKEKGIDFEDACEKIKEEYHSHSLSWAGFGSFDKEQMMQQCDALGIENPFSQHYINVMNLFSNYNGLHKMMGLKRALRAMNMNFEGHHHNGADDAYNAARILREILG, from the coding sequence ATGAATACAACCAACGAAATATTAATGGTCGATCTGGAAGCTACATGTTGGGAGAACGACCGGATCCCGACGGGTCAGAAAGTCGATATTATAGAAATAGGAATTTGCGAATTAAACAGAACAAGCAAAATAATTTCCAGAAAGCAAAGCATTTATATCATTCCTGAAAGGTCTAAAATCAGTAAGTTTTGTACGGATTTAACAGGAATTACACCGCAGTTAATTAAAGAAAAAGGAATTGATTTCGAAGATGCCTGCGAGAAAATTAAAGAGGAATATCACTCTCATTCTCTTAGCTGGGCAGGTTTCGGAAGTTTTGATAAAGAACAGATGATGCAGCAATGTGATGCTCTCGGTATTGAAAATCCTTTCTCGCAACATTATATTAATGTGATGAATCTATTCAGCAATTATAACGGACTTCATAAAATGATGGGTTTGAAAAGAGCTCTTCGCGCGATGAATATGAATTTTGAAGGCCATCATCACAACGGAGCAGACGATGCTTACAATGCAGCCAGAATTTTAAGAGAAATTTTGGGCTGA
- a CDS encoding 3'-5' exonuclease, with protein MKTTDNILIIDLEATCWNDRPPRGQASEIIEIGVCIMDAKTGRISQNEGILVKPQFSKVSPFCTELTSITQEMLDDEGILLEDALDILRAEYDSEDLTWASYGNYDLNMLKDQAGKFNVDYPLSDAHINVKTLFGELHPTVRKSVGMARALGELNFKLEGTHHRGVDDAKNIAKILHWCLQRMNNVTM; from the coding sequence ATGAAAACAACAGACAATATATTAATTATAGATCTCGAAGCGACGTGCTGGAATGACCGCCCGCCGAGAGGTCAGGCAAGTGAAATTATAGAAATCGGCGTCTGTATCATGGATGCAAAAACCGGCAGGATTTCACAAAATGAGGGAATTCTCGTAAAACCACAATTTTCAAAAGTAAGCCCGTTCTGTACGGAGCTGACTTCTATTACCCAGGAGATGCTTGATGACGAAGGCATTCTATTGGAAGATGCATTAGATATTCTGAGAGCAGAATACGATTCTGAAGACCTGACCTGGGCGAGTTACGGAAACTATGATCTGAATATGCTTAAAGATCAGGCAGGAAAGTTTAATGTCGATTATCCTTTAAGTGATGCTCATATCAATGTGAAAACATTGTTCGGAGAACTGCATCCGACCGTCCGCAAAAGTGTCGGAATGGCAAGGGCTTTAGGCGAGCTGAATTTTAAACTTGAAGGCACCCATCACAGGGGGGTGGATGACGCAAAGAACATTGCAAAAATTTTACACTGGTGTCTGCAGCGGATGAATAATGTAACAATGTAG
- a CDS encoding WG repeat-containing protein, with translation MMKHFITLFFLSVFSFMNAQTLVPYRDKNLWGYSDESGNVKISPKYDSVTFFETKFTEENVHRFAKVNDKGKYGLIDEKGKMVLDAKYKMIDIDRGEYGMSVIVQNENGKFGVYNFNTLLIPKNLIKSN, from the coding sequence ATGATGAAACATTTTATCACTCTCTTTTTTTTATCTGTATTCTCTTTCATGAATGCACAGACCCTCGTTCCGTATCGTGATAAAAATCTGTGGGGATACAGCGACGAATCCGGAAACGTAAAGATCAGTCCGAAATATGACAGTGTTACTTTTTTTGAAACGAAATTCACCGAGGAAAATGTCCATCGTTTTGCCAAGGTTAATGATAAGGGAAAATACGGACTGATCGATGAAAAAGGCAAAATGGTTTTGGATGCAAAATATAAAATGATTGATATCGACCGTGGTGAATACGGTATGTCTGTCATCGTACAAAATGAAAACGGAAAATTTGGGGTATATAATTTTAACACATTGCTGATCCCGAAGAATTTGATAAAATCGAATTGA
- a CDS encoding WG repeat-containing protein, whose amino-acid sequence MIDHTGQTVIPVEYQQINYIEGNAKEVKWLVSNDKETKYITTPAAKFSNRSTRSIYQEGFSPPGATKTADAAAVEKLKAKYNLSKCDPYYKEKCIYRQNNKYGFYDFELNKKTKPEYESLKIIKSSGDKTYLLATKNEKNLLIDELGNSLIPVDFQEIEDRYDRLTFTKYNRKGFYFIDTQKYVEPKYQLHSWNKTLYTSGPVRNLELIPVYTDHPKDWFYIGSNGLIFKAR is encoded by the coding sequence ATGATTGATCATACCGGACAAACCGTTATCCCGGTAGAATATCAGCAGATTAACTATATTGAAGGGAATGCCAAAGAGGTGAAATGGCTGGTTTCTAATGATAAAGAAACAAAATATATCACTACGCCTGCAGCAAAGTTCTCCAACAGATCCACGCGTTCTATTTATCAGGAAGGGTTTTCTCCTCCCGGGGCCACAAAGACTGCTGATGCAGCAGCTGTTGAAAAACTAAAGGCTAAATACAATCTTTCAAAATGCGATCCCTATTATAAAGAAAAGTGTATTTACAGGCAGAACAATAAATACGGATTTTATGATTTTGAACTGAATAAAAAAACAAAGCCCGAATATGAAAGCCTGAAAATTATAAAATCATCCGGTGACAAAACATACCTGTTGGCAACAAAAAATGAAAAAAATCTTCTGATAGATGAGCTTGGAAACTCATTAATCCCGGTTGATTTTCAGGAAATAGAAGACCGGTACGATAGGCTAACCTTTACTAAATATAACAGAAAAGGGTTTTATTTTATTGATACCCAAAAGTATGTAGAACCCAAATACCAACTGCATAGCTGGAATAAAACGCTTTATACTTCAGGTCCTGTCAGAAATCTTGAACTCATCCCTGTTTATACTGATCATCCGAAAGACTGGTTTTATATCGGCAGCAATGGATTGATTTTCAAAGCAAGATAA
- a CDS encoding slipin family protein: MMFKNIQIKAYQVGLVFRNGNLTEILKEGNQWIFGNKTVEIYDLKNKFMTSEDLNLLLRNENLNAMLEVIEVKDGEIVLVYENGIFREVLSVGQHAFWRGIINRAFQKVDLTKVDITEKISKTILENMKLKNFTRKFVVTNQYQGLLLIDGKLDSILNAGTYYFWNNEISVEVKSVDMRMQQMEIAGQELLTKDKAMLRINFYVRFQVENIEKALMENKEYDKQLYILMQLALRELVGAVTLDELLVKKDAVGKEILENLGNKAEELGLKVSDAGIRDVILTGEMKEIMNQVLIAEKKAQANSIMRREETASTRSLLNTAKLMEENEVLWKLKEMEYMEKIADKIGDITVSGNSNIVSQLKEIFAK, from the coding sequence ATGATGTTTAAAAATATACAGATTAAAGCCTATCAGGTAGGTCTGGTTTTCAGAAACGGTAATCTGACTGAAATTTTAAAAGAAGGAAACCAATGGATTTTCGGAAATAAAACCGTAGAGATCTATGACCTGAAAAATAAGTTTATGACCAGTGAAGATCTGAATCTTTTGCTGAGGAATGAAAATCTGAACGCAATGCTTGAAGTAATAGAAGTAAAAGACGGTGAAATTGTCCTGGTTTATGAAAATGGAATTTTCAGGGAAGTATTAAGTGTAGGCCAGCACGCTTTCTGGAGAGGTATTATAAACAGAGCATTTCAGAAAGTGGATTTAACGAAAGTTGACATCACAGAAAAAATTTCGAAGACCATCCTGGAGAACATGAAACTTAAAAATTTCACAAGAAAGTTTGTTGTGACAAATCAATATCAAGGATTGCTGTTAATAGACGGAAAACTGGACAGCATTCTGAATGCGGGAACATACTATTTCTGGAATAATGAGATTTCCGTTGAGGTAAAATCCGTTGATATGCGGATGCAGCAGATGGAGATTGCGGGTCAGGAATTGCTGACAAAAGATAAAGCGATGTTGCGTATCAATTTCTATGTGCGTTTTCAGGTGGAAAATATTGAAAAGGCATTAATGGAAAACAAAGAATATGATAAACAGTTATATATTCTGATGCAGCTGGCTTTGCGTGAATTGGTCGGGGCAGTGACACTGGATGAATTGTTGGTGAAAAAAGATGCTGTAGGAAAAGAAATTCTGGAAAATCTCGGAAATAAAGCTGAAGAATTGGGACTGAAAGTTTCCGATGCAGGAATCCGCGATGTGATCTTAACCGGGGAAATGAAAGAAATCATGAATCAGGTTCTGATTGCGGAGAAAAAAGCCCAGGCCAACAGTATCATGCGCCGGGAGGAAACCGCTTCCACAAGAAGTCTGCTGAATACGGCAAAACTTATGGAAGAAAATGAAGTGCTCTGGAAGCTGAAAGAAATGGAATATATGGAGAAAATTGCCGATAAAATCGGAGATATCACGGTTTCCGGAAACAGCAACATTGTTTCCCAGCTGAAAGAAATTTTTGCAAAATAG
- a CDS encoding GLPGLI family protein, with amino-acid sequence MYEKVIIRIFKVLMFKCLNELLRMVLKGQITNIFVQNDDFCKEFDAHIKKMKFIIFFLGISTFCFSQKFSFIYETKYKLNSEKPDDVNSDIMILDLKNNISIFRESQDKKTDSIKLNNGNGRFKMGVENQFYVKKNLTQKRIEKVITYLGTDYFLPIEEILNWKISSEQKIIGKYKSQKAETNYGGRNWIAWFTTELPFGDGPYIFNGLPGLIVSIQDSNNEYSFNLIEVKKGGNIFDARTKAIKIDWKKYETLAKSYFNDPYDVNAKVGMGKTVTFTDPNGNTMDISIKSKEMQNDILQENNPIELNHKINYK; translated from the coding sequence TTGTATGAAAAAGTAATAATTCGTATATTCAAAGTTTTGATGTTCAAATGTTTAAACGAATTATTGCGTATGGTTTTGAAAGGCCAAATTACAAATATTTTTGTACAAAATGATGATTTTTGTAAAGAGTTTGATGCTCACATTAAAAAAATGAAATTTATAATATTTTTTCTTGGAATTTCTACATTTTGTTTCTCCCAAAAATTTAGTTTTATTTACGAAACAAAATACAAACTGAATTCAGAAAAACCAGATGATGTTAATTCCGATATTATGATTTTGGATTTAAAAAATAATATTTCAATTTTTAGAGAATCACAAGACAAAAAAACAGATTCAATAAAGTTGAATAATGGAAACGGAAGGTTTAAAATGGGTGTTGAAAACCAATTCTATGTCAAAAAGAATCTAACTCAAAAAAGAATTGAAAAAGTAATAACTTATTTGGGAACAGATTATTTTCTTCCGATTGAGGAAATATTAAATTGGAAAATATCTTCCGAACAAAAAATAATCGGAAAATATAAATCTCAAAAAGCAGAAACAAATTATGGAGGAAGAAACTGGATTGCTTGGTTTACTACAGAATTGCCTTTTGGAGACGGTCCATATATTTTCAATGGTTTACCTGGGTTGATTGTTTCTATTCAAGATTCAAACAATGAATATTCATTTAATTTGATAGAAGTCAAAAAAGGCGGGAATATATTTGACGCCCGCACAAAAGCAATAAAAATTGATTGGAAAAAATATGAAACACTTGCAAAATCATATTTTAATGATCCATATGATGTAAATGCAAAAGTGGGAATGGGAAAAACAGTTACATTTACCGACCCGAATGGTAATACAATGGATATTTCAATAAAGAGTAAAGAAATGCAAAATGATATTTTACAAGAAAATAATCCAATTGAATTAAATCACAAAATAAACTACAAATAA
- a CDS encoding helix-turn-helix domain-containing protein: protein MRPNYSKIYYDMLKQDDPEKLKDPKIKELLKKLNTTEDVLNFNEKIFKQSKESQQNNQKLKTYDKKTMLRLLQYQKKHELSTSFMSKKYKISRTTIAKWRKTFEKELETASGE, encoded by the coding sequence ATGCGTCCCAACTATAGTAAAATTTATTATGATATGCTGAAGCAGGATGATCCTGAAAAGTTAAAAGACCCCAAAATAAAGGAGCTTTTGAAGAAACTCAATACAACAGAAGATGTATTGAATTTTAACGAAAAAATCTTTAAGCAATCTAAAGAGAGCCAGCAGAATAACCAGAAACTGAAAACTTACGACAAAAAAACCATGCTTAGGCTGTTACAGTATCAAAAAAAGCATGAACTTTCCACCAGTTTTATGTCGAAAAAATATAAGATCAGCAGAACCACCATTGCCAAATGGAGAAAAACTTTTGAAAAGGAATTAGAAACAGCATCCGGTGAATAA
- a CDS encoding transposase, whose protein sequence is MLYKDIHIGQFIKERVNDMEITVDRICNFLNKDEDFVENIYNSKSIDTDLLLRCSKLLEYDFFRLYSTHLILYSPPSAINKSAKTKTSTIPYFRKNIYTQEIKNFIIGKIISGEMTHNEIIKEYSIPKSTLHRWLQKK, encoded by the coding sequence ATGTTATATAAAGACATACATATAGGTCAGTTTATCAAGGAGAGGGTAAATGATATGGAAATTACCGTTGACAGAATCTGTAATTTTTTGAATAAGGACGAAGATTTCGTCGAGAATATCTATAACAGTAAATCTATTGATACCGATCTGCTTTTAAGGTGCTCCAAACTTTTAGAATATGATTTTTTCAGACTTTACAGTACACACCTGATCTTATATTCTCCCCCTTCAGCGATCAACAAATCTGCAAAAACAAAGACGAGTACGATTCCTTATTTCAGGAAAAACATTTATACCCAGGAAATTAAGAACTTCATTATTGGAAAAATTATATCCGGAGAAATGACTCATAATGAGATCATTAAAGAATATTCTATTCCAAAAAGTACGCTTCACCGCTGGTTGCAGAAAAAGTAG
- a CDS encoding SulP family inorganic anion transporter: MKNTIALFDFSKKINYKNELLAGFTVAMTMIPESLSFAILAGLSPLTGLYAAFMMGLVTAVLGGRPGMVSGGAGATIVVLIALIKTHGIEYLFATVVLAGIFQLLVGFFRLGKFVRLIPQPVMYGFLNGLAVIIFMAQVEQFKIINTDGTAGWLQGTSLYVMLGLTALTIAIVYFFPKLTKVVPASLMAIIIVFAIVFGFNIHTKTVADIAHISGHLPRFHFPEVPFSPETFQIIFPYALIMAGVGLIESLLTLSMVDEITNSKGNANKESVAQGLANITNGFFGGMGGCAMVAQTLVNLNAGSRARLSGIIASFTILIIILIGAPLIEKIPMAALVGVMMMVAISTFQWVSIRIINKMPKSDIFVGITVALITIILHNLALAVLVGVIISALVFAWDNARRIRARKYIDENGTKYYEISGPLFFGSVTAFTDKFDPAGDPEQVVIDFKDSRIVDMSAIDALDKLSKKYALLDKQLHLKHLSEDCRKMLKNAEAVIEVNIQDDPTYKVMPEK; encoded by the coding sequence ATGAAAAATACTATTGCTTTATTCGATTTTTCGAAAAAAATAAACTACAAAAACGAGCTTCTGGCAGGTTTTACTGTAGCAATGACCATGATTCCCGAATCACTTTCATTTGCTATCCTGGCGGGGCTTTCCCCTCTTACCGGATTATATGCCGCTTTCATGATGGGGCTGGTCACCGCAGTTTTGGGCGGCCGTCCCGGAATGGTTTCCGGTGGTGCAGGTGCTACCATTGTAGTTTTAATCGCATTAATAAAGACCCATGGTATAGAATATCTTTTTGCAACAGTGGTTCTGGCCGGTATTTTTCAGCTGCTGGTCGGATTTTTCAGACTTGGAAAGTTTGTCCGGCTTATTCCCCAACCGGTAATGTACGGTTTTTTAAACGGTCTGGCAGTTATTATTTTCATGGCTCAGGTTGAGCAGTTTAAAATTATTAATACCGACGGAACAGCCGGATGGCTTCAGGGTACTTCTTTATATGTTATGCTGGGATTAACGGCGCTTACCATTGCGATCGTTTACTTTTTTCCAAAGCTCACCAAAGTAGTTCCGGCTTCACTAATGGCCATTATTATTGTTTTTGCCATCGTTTTTGGATTTAATATCCATACAAAAACAGTGGCGGACATTGCTCATATCAGTGGTCATCTTCCCCGTTTTCATTTTCCGGAAGTCCCGTTTTCTCCGGAAACTTTTCAGATTATTTTTCCGTATGCTTTAATTATGGCAGGAGTCGGTTTGATCGAATCTCTTCTGACCCTTTCAATGGTTGATGAAATTACCAATTCTAAAGGAAACGCCAATAAAGAATCTGTAGCTCAGGGGCTTGCTAATATCACCAATGGTTTCTTTGGCGGAATGGGAGGCTGTGCAATGGTGGCTCAGACTCTTGTAAATCTTAATGCTGGCTCAAGGGCGAGGCTGTCGGGAATTATTGCTTCTTTTACCATTCTGATTATTATTCTGATAGGCGCTCCGCTCATTGAGAAAATCCCGATGGCTGCTTTGGTAGGTGTCATGATGATGGTAGCCATCAGTACCTTTCAGTGGGTGTCAATCAGAATTATCAATAAAATGCCGAAATCAGATATATTTGTGGGCATTACGGTGGCCTTAATCACAATAATACTGCATAATCTGGCGTTGGCAGTTTTAGTGGGTGTTATTATTTCAGCATTGGTTTTTGCATGGGATAATGCCAGAAGAATTCGGGCAAGAAAGTATATTGACGAAAACGGAACCAAATATTATGAGATTTCCGGACCTTTATTCTTCGGTTCTGTAACAGCTTTTACCGATAAATTTGATCCCGCCGGTGATCCTGAGCAGGTTGTTATTGATTTTAAAGACAGCAGAATTGTTGATATGAGCGCGATTGATGCTTTGGATAAACTCTCAAAAAAATATGCTCTGTTAGATAAACAATTGCATTTAAAACACCTGAGCGAAGACTGCAGGAAAATGCTGAAGAATGCCGAAGCCGTCATTGAGGTAAACATTCAGGACGACCCTACTTACAAAGTGATGCCTGAAAAGTAG
- a CDS encoding HAD family hydrolase, with translation MKTDIDIRSHSHFSFDLWLTLIKSHPEFKAKRVELFSSFFEVEKPMEEVAKVVKYYDDLCNTINEVIGGNVDTYEIYLLILNSLGIDLKQLDPGKLNEFYQKSEDLFLEYKPVVIFDGLHQFFDEIKNQGKTINILSNTGFIKGKTMRKFLASENLDPFIDFHIYSDEINCSKPNPQIFQEVKKLIKNQDLEMHQILHIGDNPIADYKGAKDFGFNAHLLTHKI, from the coding sequence TTGAAAACAGATATAGACATCCGCAGTCACTCCCATTTTTCTTTTGATCTGTGGCTTACCCTGATAAAATCTCATCCTGAATTTAAAGCAAAAAGAGTTGAGCTGTTCTCCTCGTTTTTTGAAGTCGAAAAACCGATGGAAGAGGTGGCAAAAGTCGTAAAATATTATGACGATCTCTGCAATACGATCAATGAAGTAATTGGCGGTAATGTGGATACTTATGAAATCTATCTGTTGATTCTGAATTCTTTAGGGATAGATCTGAAACAGTTGGACCCCGGTAAGCTCAATGAGTTTTATCAGAAGAGCGAGGATCTGTTCCTGGAATATAAACCTGTGGTGATATTCGACGGTTTGCATCAGTTTTTTGATGAAATCAAAAATCAGGGAAAAACCATTAATATTTTAAGCAATACCGGATTTATCAAGGGAAAAACCATGCGTAAATTCCTGGCCAGTGAAAATTTGGACCCGTTTATCGATTTCCATATTTATTCTGATGAAATCAACTGTTCGAAACCAAATCCGCAGATTTTTCAGGAAGTAAAAAAGTTAATTAAAAATCAGGATTTGGAAATGCATCAGATTCTGCATATCGGAGATAACCCGATAGCAGATTATAAAGGCGCAAAAGATTTTGGTTTCAACGCACACTTACTTACCCACAAAATATAA
- a CDS encoding phosphoribosyltransferase family protein — protein sequence MNKRYSLHHIHSADEFTFSPAEYSYFKYGDTSYAEKFAKELFEGFVSSHEEILNTDKEIVVLPSPYMAIPTASNFLCFYFKKYLDFYLFQRGKKSSILSKINRNHTYTTDYGNLSFEDRKNLIANDTYYLDKDFLKGKLCIFIDDIKITGSHEYTVNKILDEYHVEADFLFMYYAELVNFELDPKIENYFNYYAVKNVEHIAEVMLKPGFRFNTRIVKYILSLDSGNFEYLTSKITKEHMDSLLELAISNNYHLIEEYGNNINTLTKTELYYGY from the coding sequence ATGAACAAGAGGTATAGCTTACACCACATTCATTCGGCAGATGAATTTACTTTTTCACCTGCAGAATACAGCTATTTCAAATATGGCGATACGTCATATGCCGAAAAATTTGCAAAAGAACTATTCGAAGGATTTGTTTCCAGTCACGAAGAAATTTTAAATACCGATAAAGAAATTGTCGTATTGCCGAGTCCTTATATGGCCATTCCGACCGCTTCCAATTTTTTATGTTTTTATTTTAAAAAATATCTGGATTTTTATCTGTTTCAACGAGGAAAAAAATCCAGCATATTATCAAAGATCAACAGAAACCATACGTATACTACAGATTATGGGAATTTAAGCTTTGAAGACCGTAAAAATCTGATTGCCAATGATACTTATTATCTGGATAAAGATTTTTTAAAAGGAAAACTTTGTATTTTTATAGATGATATTAAAATAACAGGAAGTCATGAGTATACGGTGAATAAAATTCTTGACGAATACCATGTAGAAGCAGATTTCCTATTTATGTATTATGCCGAGCTGGTCAATTTTGAACTGGATCCTAAAATTGAAAATTATTTTAATTATTATGCAGTAAAAAATGTTGAACATATTGCTGAAGTAATGCTGAAGCCCGGTTTCCGGTTTAATACCAGGATTGTAAAATATATTTTAAGCTTAGATTCAGGTAATTTTGAGTATCTTACGTCTAAAATAACAAAGGAGCACATGGATAGCCTTTTGGAATTGGCAATCAGTAACAATTATCACTTGATAGAAGAATACGGAAATAACATTAACACTTTAACGAAAACAGAATTATATTATGGCTATTAA
- a CDS encoding TerD family protein, with protein MAINLQKGQRENINAPKFTVGLGWDTNNTSTGTGFDLDASLFLLGENKKLVSDNHFIFYNNLESPDRAVIHSGDNLTGDGAGDDEQIRIDLTKIDDAVKEITVVVTIHDADARRQNFGQVRNSFIRIFNTDTNEEILKYELDEDFSIETAVEFGRIYNRNGEWKFEAVGAGQREGLEKFVSIYQ; from the coding sequence ATGGCTATTAACTTACAAAAAGGACAGAGAGAAAATATAAATGCACCTAAATTTACTGTAGGTTTAGGTTGGGATACCAATAATACGTCTACAGGAACAGGATTCGACTTAGATGCATCTTTATTTTTATTGGGTGAGAACAAAAAGTTAGTTTCTGATAATCATTTTATTTTCTATAATAACCTCGAATCTCCGGACAGAGCAGTGATCCATTCAGGAGATAATCTTACGGGCGACGGTGCCGGTGATGATGAGCAGATCAGGATTGATCTTACCAAAATAGATGATGCCGTAAAAGAAATTACGGTAGTGGTGACAATTCACGATGCAGATGCGAGAAGACAAAACTTCGGGCAGGTAAGAAATTCGTTTATCAGAATTTTCAATACCGATACAAATGAGGAAATCCTGAAATATGAGCTGGATGAAGATTTTTCAATTGAGACCGCTGTAGAATTCGGAAGAATTTATAACAGAAACGGAGAATGGAAATTTGAAGCAGTAGGAGCAGGACAGAGAGAAGGTCTTGAAAAATTTGTATCAATCTATCAATAA